A stretch of the Procambarus clarkii isolate CNS0578487 chromosome 47, FALCON_Pclarkii_2.0, whole genome shotgun sequence genome encodes the following:
- the LOC123762971 gene encoding uncharacterized protein isoform X1: MSWSRLRGGIQAEDHNIFRVYKAHVCEARLVLYNILRWGCRKSPTQSFEEYLIHDVGLLQGVYNRKFTKTQKEKIRSSPTGDKFDITLLFKMIQVACHSLAPENDDTWHIKDFTRLEYLLTCIKNSRNDLAHSESFTSKSEMVQGIETLRNLLIKTMRVGAYLYCVDLAEVGNLISEMNRNLNNIRDQFFTPEDINQYRHALLFDSLRDILCVEGVKELKKIYGKKVFVNPFSLIDNSEWHLQVNTVFVCLHIKHSKANKKHSQVNYEDLLEYNNSPEGEQPDNGSDRVISEGNAQLPSMLLLEGCVGSGKTTLLKLAISEWIAGTGSIKGLSEYDLVLHLECHDSYTDSLTKLLLSDMPKTASKIRKNDLLHICLSLKILVLIDGLDELNQSSEKLFREILHVMNSANITLICTTRPEKIKDIQKIASQNVKIVHWIIQGIPSEKRHDFVGLYHEELKQRGLSHQETDHLIQYVRQAPPHLHDFFRYPLNLVLLAAFWARAHERISQVTSTTSLYIETHNLLKEKLYERLKHRSTTQHLNLTQMQDKCEQFLSVMYQEALVSLGRDAVHLDSKTTHKLKDVCSKIGLPSDEVFSAFFTFILIKTSSGYTSELSFQHKGVQDFYAAKCVTALITDKPFPEEGCFLNKLNDFLQRMKVPDYYGQQITKCSTELDKKRTIRSVLEELNRVDHTPLDISKYRNVLYNLAGLVKIQGPDAMERYAPEIVELLKESADTPFEYLVDMLKEADHDINLAREISKYIPKFCWTVTDGQVQAAARLLRYNCPTRLIIDIVGDPNQVVQLESLLEAVSRCNCSVQLYLHHHWRHPQAGLSDSFIHVLANGRRMAITSTKYNPAGSQNDMDTHRSRDDLKPAGSGHGSQDELRTSPPLGSGHLLQDDLHSLTPVGSGHGSQDDLHWLNPVGSGHSSQDDQHAPTSDASGHESQDDQLAATSAGSGHGSQDDQHAPTSAGSGHGSNNDINTLYHATASTAWSQADLQALHTYSMDDLVTSQNPIQGQRPLQIRSRLTEVMGHLGVLAAENLPSTIRELHLSLADDHQISSWSKMIPTLTTRFPDFRHICELPGFTWWWGSQRNCYRNYHVCDTARTSTSRVWVMETLSGHVNLPEPSCLQSREKFASICLARSEITEHGMEELVHGLQHLKVGVYKGKGGGLLVASPALNSDTHIRISSLVLSKLNCLFFEVDNEEIWYDESAYERCYEYDKLMLNKLLAPSQLCINDPTRASGIQDHQCSAEYIYARQLRHTHSGKQRMTSKMDSVYEVIEELPSLFPKKASYCNYITKELNGQAPRPPKPLPRPPNTTGAQHYQSYNAWNAGNPHQTSRQSLKECKHERNECRKDLVHSHDNACIPHTCIGKKNLCYTSDIPLSINICFGSSAARNCRHCVDRDKCGSREDRCGHHCHFSRCHDHHSSRTNCNAPRSDNAHITGTPKPEYYFPRPKHHVHRKRCPSPTHNSRSCTVL; encoded by the exons ATGTCGTGGAGCCGTTTACGGGGTGGGATTCAGGCTGAGGATCATAACATCTTCAGAGTATACAAAGCGCACGTGTGTGAGGCTCGTCTGGTCCTGTACAACATCCTCAGGTGGGGGTGCCGCAAGAGCCCAACTCAGTCCTTTGAAGAATACCTGATCCACGATGTGGGTCTTCTTCAGGGAGTATACAACAGAAAGTTTACAAAAACTCAAAAAGAAAAGATTCGCTCCAGTCCCACTGGTGATAAATTTGATATAACACTGCTTTTCAAGATGATACAAGTTGCGTGCCACTCTCTGGCTCCGGAGAATGACGACACGTGGCATATAAAAGACTTCACTCGACTCGAGTACTTGTTGACTTGTATCAAGAACTCTCGCAATGACCTGGCCCACAGTGAGAGTTTTACCAGCAAGTCGGAAATGGTACAAGGTATAGAAACATTACGAAACTTGTTGATAAAAACTATGAGAGTAGGAGCTTACCTTTACTGCGTTGATCTTGCTGAAGTTGGAAATCTCATCAGTGAAATGAACCGTAACCTTAACAATATAAGGGACCAATTTTTCACCCCAGAGGACATTAACCAGTACCGACACGCCTTGTTATTTGACAGCCTTAGAGATATTCTGTGTGTTGAGGGAGTCAAGGAGTTAAAGAAAATATATGGTAAAAAGGTTTTTGTCAACCCATTCTCACTGATAGATAACAGTGAGTGGCACCTCCAAGTGAACACAGTATTTGTCTGCCTTCATATTAAACATTCTAAAGCTAACAAAAAACACTCTCAAGTTAATTATGAAGACCTGTTAGAGTACAATAACTCACCTGAAGGTGAACAACCTGACAATGGAAGTGACAGAGTTATATCTGAAGGCAATGCGCAGCTGCCTTCTATGCTGCTTCTGGAGGGATGTGTGGGAAGTGGGAAAACCACTTTACTGAAGCTCGCCATATCTGAGTGGATAGCCGGCACAGGCTCTATCAAGGGCCTGTCAGAGTATGACCTCGTCTTGCACTTAGAGTGCCACGACTCCTACACAGACTCCCTCACTAAGCTGCTCTTGTCTGATATGCCCAAGACGGCctcaaaaattagaaaaaatgacCTACTTCATATTTGCTTGAGCCTCAAAATTTTAGTCTTGATTGATGGATTAGATGAACTCAATCAGTCATCAGAGAAATTGTTTAGAGAAATCCTCCATGTAATGAATTCTGCAAATATAACTTTAATTTGTACAACGAGGCCAGAGAAGATCAAGGATATTCAAAAGATAGCTTCGCAGAATGTTAAAATTGTACACTGGATAATACAGGGTATTCCGTCTGAGAAGCGGCATGATTTTGTTGGGCTATACCACGAGGAGTTGAAGCAGAGAGGACTAAGTCACCAAGAGACAGACCATTTGATACAGTACGTACGCCAGGCACCGCCTCACTTGCATGATTTCTTCAGATATCCCCTAAATCTTGTGCTTCTGGCCGCCTTCTGGGCCAGAGCACATGAAAGGATTAGCCAggtaacctccaccacatcactgtataTCGAGACACACAATCTGTTGAAGGAAAAGCTATACGAGAGACTCAAGCACAGGTCCACGACACAACACTTGAACCTCACACAGATGCAAGACAAGTGTGAACAGTTCCTGAGTGTCATGTATCAAGAAGCATTAGTTTCCTTGGGAAGAGATGCCGTTCATCTGGATTCGAAGACTACACACAAGCTTAAAGACGTGTGTTCCAAGATAGGTCTGCCTTCAGATGAGGTGTTTTCAGCTTTTTTTACGTTTATTTTAATCAAAACGTCTTCAGGGTACACGAGTGAACTAAGTTTCCAACACAAGGGGGTTCAAGATTTTTATGCAGCGAAATGTGTAACAGCATTAATCACAGATAAACCATTTCCTGAAGAAGGTTGTTTTCTGAATAAACTTAATGATTTTCTCCAGCGAATGAAAGTACCAGACTATTATGGTCAGCAGATCACCAAGTGCTCCACTGAACTTGACAAGAAACGCACCATCCGCAGTGTTCTTGAGGAACTTAACCGTGTAGATCATACGCCCTTGGACATCAGTAAATACCGAAATGTTCTCTATAATTTAGCTGGCCTTGTGAAGATACAAGGTCCTGATGCAATGGAGAGATATGCTCCGGAGATTGTCGAGCTCTTGAAGGAGTCGGCAGACACGCCATTTGAATACCTGGTAGATATGCTGAAGGAGGCTGACCATGACATAAATCTGGCCAGAGAAATCTCAAAATATATTCCTAAGTTCTGTTGGACAGTGACAGATGGGCAAGTACAAGCAGCAGCACGTCTTCTACGTTACAACTGCCCCACTCGTCTGATCATTGATATTGTGGGTGACCCAAATCAGGTGGTACAGCTTGAGAGCCTACTGGAGGCTGTGTCTAGGTGCAATTGTTCAGTACAATTGTACCTGCACCATCACTGGCGCCACCCACAAgccggcctctctgactccttcatcCATGTCCTGGCAAATGGCAGACGGATGGCCATCACATCCACAAAATATAACCCTGCTGGATCACAAAATGACATGGACACACACAGGTCACGTGATGACCTAAAACCTGCTGGCTCAGGTCATGGGTCACAGGATGAACTACGTACATCACCACCTCTTGGCTCAGGTCATTTGTTACAAGATGACCTGCACTCCCTAACCCCTGTTGGGTCAGGTCATGGGTCACAGGATGACCTGCACTGGCTAAACCCTGTTGGGTCAGGTCACAGTTCACAGGATGATCAACATGCACCAACTTCTGATGCATCAGGTCACGAATCACAGGATGATCAACTAGCAGCAACCTCTGCTGGCTCAGGTCATGGGTCACAGGATGACCAACATGCACCAACCTCTGCTGGCTCAGGTCATGGGTCAAATAATGATATTAATACATTATACCATGCTACTGCTTCAACTGCCTGGTCACAAGCTGATCTTCAAGCACTTCACACTTACTCCATGGATGACCTCGTCACAAGTCAAAACCCCATCCAGGGTCAACGACCTCTACAAATAAG GAGCCGCCTGACGGAGGTGATGGGCCACCTAGGTGTGCTGGCAGCAGAGAACCTCCCCAGCACTATAAGGGAGCTACATCTGTCTCTCGCTGATGACCACCAAATCTCCTCCTGGAGCAAGATGATACCAACCCTCACCACCCGCTTTCCAGACTTCCGCCACATCTGTGAGTTGCCT GGAttcacctggtggtggggatCTCAACGAAATTGCTACCGAAACTACCACGTCTGCGATACCGCCCGCACCTCTACCTCTCGGGTGTGGGTGATGGAGACATTGAGTGGGCATGTAAATCTGCCCGAGCCCTCCTGCCTGCAGAGTCGTGA GAAGTTTGCAAGCATCTGTCTGGCAAGAAGTGAGATAACAGAGCATGGGATGGAGGAGCTGGTTCATGGCCTACAGCACCTGAAAGTTGGGGTGTACAAGGGAAAGGGCGGCGGCCTGCTGGTTGCATCCCCGGCATTGAATAGCGATACCCACATTCGGATCTCTAGCCTTGTCCTAAGCAAGCTCAACTGTCTTTTTTTTGA GGTAGACAACGAAGAGATCTGGTATGATGAATCGGCCTATGAGCGGTGTTATGAATATGATAAACTAATGTTAAACAAACTGCTGGCCCCGTCTCaattgtgtatcaatgatcctacgcgTGCATCAGGTATACAGGACCACCAGTGTTCGGCAGAATATATATACGCACGTCAacttagacacacacactcaggcaaacAACGTATGACTTCCAAAATGGACTCGGTGTATGAGGTTATTGAAGAGCTTCCGTCATTATTTCCCAAGAAAGCTTCGTATTGTAATTATATTACAAAGGAACTGAATGGACAAGCACCAAGGCCACCAAAACCCTTGCCACGACCACCTAACACAACAGGAGCACAACATTACCAGTCTTACAATGCATGGAATGCCGGCAACCCACATCAAACATCAAGGCAGTCATTGAAGGAATGCAAGCATGAAAGAAATGAGTGTAGGAAGGACTTGGTTCATTCTCATGATAATGCATGCATTCCACATACATGTATTGGGAAAAAAAATTTGTGTTATACCTCTGATATTCCACTCTCAATTAACATCTGCTTTGGCTCTTCTGCTGCTAGGAATTGTCGTCATTGTGTTGATCGTGACAAGTGTGGCTCTCGTGAAGACAGATGTGGTCACCACTGCCACTTCTCTAGGTGTCATGATCACCATTCTTCTAGAACTAACTGCAATGCTCCCAGATCTGATAATGCTCACATTACAGGTACTCCCAAACCAGAATATTATTTTCCCAGACCCAAACATCACGTTCATAGAAAACGTTGTCCTAGTCCTACACACAACTCTCGTTCGTGTACTGTGCTATAA
- the LOC123762971 gene encoding uncharacterized protein isoform X2, translating to MSWSRLRGGIQAEDHNIFRVYKAHVCEARLVLYNILRWGCRKSPTQSFEEYLIHDVGLLQGVYNRKFTKTQKEKIRSSPTGDKFDITLLFKMIQVACHSLAPENDDTWHIKDFTRLEYLLTCIKNSRNDLAHSESFTSKSEMVQGIETLRNLLIKTMRVGAYLYCVDLAEVGNLISEMNRNLNNIRDQFFTPEDINQYRHALLFDSLRDILCVEGVKELKKIYGKKVFVNPFSLIDNSEWHLQVNTVFVCLHIKHSKANKKHSQVNYEDLLEYNNSPEGEQPDNGSDRVISEGNAQLPSMLLLEGCVGSGKTTLLKLAISEWIAGTGSIKGLSEYDLVLHLECHDSYTDSLTKLLLSDMPKTASKIRKNDLLHICLSLKILVLIDGLDELNQSSEKLFREILHVMNSANITLICTTRPEKIKDIQKIASQNVKIVHWIIQGIPSEKRHDFVGLYHEELKQRGLSHQETDHLIQYVRQAPPHLHDFFRYPLNLVLLAAFWARAHERISQVTSTTSLYIETHNLLKEKLYERLKHRSTTQHLNLTQMQDKCEQFLSVMYQEALVSLGRDAVHLDSKTTHKLKDVCSKIGLPSDEVFSAFFTFILIKTSSGYTSELSFQHKGVQDFYAAKCVTALITDKPFPEEGCFLNKLNDFLQRMKVPDYYGQQITKCSTELDKKRTIRSVLEELNRVDHTPLDISKYRNVLYNLAGLVKIQGPDAMERYAPEIVELLKESADTPFEYLVDMLKEADHDINLAREISKYIPKFCWTVTDGQVQAAARLLRYNCPTRLIIDIVGDPNQVVQLESLLEAVSRCNCSVQLYLHHHWRHPQAGLSDSFIHVLANGRRMAITSTKYNPAGSQNDMDTHRSRDDLKPAGSGHGSQDELRTSPPLGSGHLLQDDLHSLTPVGSGHGSQDDLHWLNPVGSGHSSQDDQHAPTSDASGHESQDDQLAATSAGSGHGSQDDQHAPTSAGSGHGSNNDINTLYHATASTAWSQADLQALHTYSMDDLVTSQNPIQGQRPLQIRSRLTEVMGHLGVLAAENLPSTIRELHLSLADDHQISSWSKMIPTLTTRFPDFRHIWIHLVVGISTKLLPKLPRLRYRPHLYLSGVGDGDIEWACKSARALLPAESKFASICLARSEITEHGMEELVHGLQHLKVGVYKGKGGGLLVASPALNSDTHIRISSLVLSKLNCLFFEVDNEEIWYDESAYERCYEYDKLMLNKLLAPSQLCINDPTRASGIQDHQCSAEYIYARQLRHTHSGKQRMTSKMDSVYEVIEELPSLFPKKASYCNYITKELNGQAPRPPKPLPRPPNTTGAQHYQSYNAWNAGNPHQTSRQSLKECKHERNECRKDLVHSHDNACIPHTCIGKKNLCYTSDIPLSINICFGSSAARNCRHCVDRDKCGSREDRCGHHCHFSRCHDHHSSRTNCNAPRSDNAHITGTPKPEYYFPRPKHHVHRKRCPSPTHNSRSCTVL from the exons ATGTCGTGGAGCCGTTTACGGGGTGGGATTCAGGCTGAGGATCATAACATCTTCAGAGTATACAAAGCGCACGTGTGTGAGGCTCGTCTGGTCCTGTACAACATCCTCAGGTGGGGGTGCCGCAAGAGCCCAACTCAGTCCTTTGAAGAATACCTGATCCACGATGTGGGTCTTCTTCAGGGAGTATACAACAGAAAGTTTACAAAAACTCAAAAAGAAAAGATTCGCTCCAGTCCCACTGGTGATAAATTTGATATAACACTGCTTTTCAAGATGATACAAGTTGCGTGCCACTCTCTGGCTCCGGAGAATGACGACACGTGGCATATAAAAGACTTCACTCGACTCGAGTACTTGTTGACTTGTATCAAGAACTCTCGCAATGACCTGGCCCACAGTGAGAGTTTTACCAGCAAGTCGGAAATGGTACAAGGTATAGAAACATTACGAAACTTGTTGATAAAAACTATGAGAGTAGGAGCTTACCTTTACTGCGTTGATCTTGCTGAAGTTGGAAATCTCATCAGTGAAATGAACCGTAACCTTAACAATATAAGGGACCAATTTTTCACCCCAGAGGACATTAACCAGTACCGACACGCCTTGTTATTTGACAGCCTTAGAGATATTCTGTGTGTTGAGGGAGTCAAGGAGTTAAAGAAAATATATGGTAAAAAGGTTTTTGTCAACCCATTCTCACTGATAGATAACAGTGAGTGGCACCTCCAAGTGAACACAGTATTTGTCTGCCTTCATATTAAACATTCTAAAGCTAACAAAAAACACTCTCAAGTTAATTATGAAGACCTGTTAGAGTACAATAACTCACCTGAAGGTGAACAACCTGACAATGGAAGTGACAGAGTTATATCTGAAGGCAATGCGCAGCTGCCTTCTATGCTGCTTCTGGAGGGATGTGTGGGAAGTGGGAAAACCACTTTACTGAAGCTCGCCATATCTGAGTGGATAGCCGGCACAGGCTCTATCAAGGGCCTGTCAGAGTATGACCTCGTCTTGCACTTAGAGTGCCACGACTCCTACACAGACTCCCTCACTAAGCTGCTCTTGTCTGATATGCCCAAGACGGCctcaaaaattagaaaaaatgacCTACTTCATATTTGCTTGAGCCTCAAAATTTTAGTCTTGATTGATGGATTAGATGAACTCAATCAGTCATCAGAGAAATTGTTTAGAGAAATCCTCCATGTAATGAATTCTGCAAATATAACTTTAATTTGTACAACGAGGCCAGAGAAGATCAAGGATATTCAAAAGATAGCTTCGCAGAATGTTAAAATTGTACACTGGATAATACAGGGTATTCCGTCTGAGAAGCGGCATGATTTTGTTGGGCTATACCACGAGGAGTTGAAGCAGAGAGGACTAAGTCACCAAGAGACAGACCATTTGATACAGTACGTACGCCAGGCACCGCCTCACTTGCATGATTTCTTCAGATATCCCCTAAATCTTGTGCTTCTGGCCGCCTTCTGGGCCAGAGCACATGAAAGGATTAGCCAggtaacctccaccacatcactgtataTCGAGACACACAATCTGTTGAAGGAAAAGCTATACGAGAGACTCAAGCACAGGTCCACGACACAACACTTGAACCTCACACAGATGCAAGACAAGTGTGAACAGTTCCTGAGTGTCATGTATCAAGAAGCATTAGTTTCCTTGGGAAGAGATGCCGTTCATCTGGATTCGAAGACTACACACAAGCTTAAAGACGTGTGTTCCAAGATAGGTCTGCCTTCAGATGAGGTGTTTTCAGCTTTTTTTACGTTTATTTTAATCAAAACGTCTTCAGGGTACACGAGTGAACTAAGTTTCCAACACAAGGGGGTTCAAGATTTTTATGCAGCGAAATGTGTAACAGCATTAATCACAGATAAACCATTTCCTGAAGAAGGTTGTTTTCTGAATAAACTTAATGATTTTCTCCAGCGAATGAAAGTACCAGACTATTATGGTCAGCAGATCACCAAGTGCTCCACTGAACTTGACAAGAAACGCACCATCCGCAGTGTTCTTGAGGAACTTAACCGTGTAGATCATACGCCCTTGGACATCAGTAAATACCGAAATGTTCTCTATAATTTAGCTGGCCTTGTGAAGATACAAGGTCCTGATGCAATGGAGAGATATGCTCCGGAGATTGTCGAGCTCTTGAAGGAGTCGGCAGACACGCCATTTGAATACCTGGTAGATATGCTGAAGGAGGCTGACCATGACATAAATCTGGCCAGAGAAATCTCAAAATATATTCCTAAGTTCTGTTGGACAGTGACAGATGGGCAAGTACAAGCAGCAGCACGTCTTCTACGTTACAACTGCCCCACTCGTCTGATCATTGATATTGTGGGTGACCCAAATCAGGTGGTACAGCTTGAGAGCCTACTGGAGGCTGTGTCTAGGTGCAATTGTTCAGTACAATTGTACCTGCACCATCACTGGCGCCACCCACAAgccggcctctctgactccttcatcCATGTCCTGGCAAATGGCAGACGGATGGCCATCACATCCACAAAATATAACCCTGCTGGATCACAAAATGACATGGACACACACAGGTCACGTGATGACCTAAAACCTGCTGGCTCAGGTCATGGGTCACAGGATGAACTACGTACATCACCACCTCTTGGCTCAGGTCATTTGTTACAAGATGACCTGCACTCCCTAACCCCTGTTGGGTCAGGTCATGGGTCACAGGATGACCTGCACTGGCTAAACCCTGTTGGGTCAGGTCACAGTTCACAGGATGATCAACATGCACCAACTTCTGATGCATCAGGTCACGAATCACAGGATGATCAACTAGCAGCAACCTCTGCTGGCTCAGGTCATGGGTCACAGGATGACCAACATGCACCAACCTCTGCTGGCTCAGGTCATGGGTCAAATAATGATATTAATACATTATACCATGCTACTGCTTCAACTGCCTGGTCACAAGCTGATCTTCAAGCACTTCACACTTACTCCATGGATGACCTCGTCACAAGTCAAAACCCCATCCAGGGTCAACGACCTCTACAAATAAG GAGCCGCCTGACGGAGGTGATGGGCCACCTAGGTGTGCTGGCAGCAGAGAACCTCCCCAGCACTATAAGGGAGCTACATCTGTCTCTCGCTGATGACCACCAAATCTCCTCCTGGAGCAAGATGATACCAACCCTCACCACCCGCTTTCCAGACTTCCGCCACATCT GGAttcacctggtggtggggatCTCAACGAAATTGCTACCGAAACTACCACGTCTGCGATACCGCCCGCACCTCTACCTCTCGGGTGTGGGTGATGGAGACATTGAGTGGGCATGTAAATCTGCCCGAGCCCTCCTGCCTGCAGAGTC GAAGTTTGCAAGCATCTGTCTGGCAAGAAGTGAGATAACAGAGCATGGGATGGAGGAGCTGGTTCATGGCCTACAGCACCTGAAAGTTGGGGTGTACAAGGGAAAGGGCGGCGGCCTGCTGGTTGCATCCCCGGCATTGAATAGCGATACCCACATTCGGATCTCTAGCCTTGTCCTAAGCAAGCTCAACTGTCTTTTTTTTGA GGTAGACAACGAAGAGATCTGGTATGATGAATCGGCCTATGAGCGGTGTTATGAATATGATAAACTAATGTTAAACAAACTGCTGGCCCCGTCTCaattgtgtatcaatgatcctacgcgTGCATCAGGTATACAGGACCACCAGTGTTCGGCAGAATATATATACGCACGTCAacttagacacacacactcaggcaaacAACGTATGACTTCCAAAATGGACTCGGTGTATGAGGTTATTGAAGAGCTTCCGTCATTATTTCCCAAGAAAGCTTCGTATTGTAATTATATTACAAAGGAACTGAATGGACAAGCACCAAGGCCACCAAAACCCTTGCCACGACCACCTAACACAACAGGAGCACAACATTACCAGTCTTACAATGCATGGAATGCCGGCAACCCACATCAAACATCAAGGCAGTCATTGAAGGAATGCAAGCATGAAAGAAATGAGTGTAGGAAGGACTTGGTTCATTCTCATGATAATGCATGCATTCCACATACATGTATTGGGAAAAAAAATTTGTGTTATACCTCTGATATTCCACTCTCAATTAACATCTGCTTTGGCTCTTCTGCTGCTAGGAATTGTCGTCATTGTGTTGATCGTGACAAGTGTGGCTCTCGTGAAGACAGATGTGGTCACCACTGCCACTTCTCTAGGTGTCATGATCACCATTCTTCTAGAACTAACTGCAATGCTCCCAGATCTGATAATGCTCACATTACAGGTACTCCCAAACCAGAATATTATTTTCCCAGACCCAAACATCACGTTCATAGAAAACGTTGTCCTAGTCCTACACACAACTCTCGTTCGTGTACTGTGCTATAA